One region of Pogona vitticeps strain Pit_001003342236 chromosome 1, PviZW2.1, whole genome shotgun sequence genomic DNA includes:
- the LOC140708235 gene encoding uncharacterized protein LOC140708235: MGKPLSRPDCLRQNPPCVGKGEEEEEDINIEDCYVPQRSIYDTVRLNEQIDSGSKGSLSSRHFSDRTLPYSHRTLDLSTLCSNGALSSSSVFELQGRENNKLDEKMIFDALKLNSDIIRTAGLPKAKYHTERREHRRSWRMLVPPNFADYSNKSELSVSGAVDMSDLAATGQSKYGTNSLTSEEDDSGLCSPPAEREEKQDVLTGEQTQIRSISSVEDIQLLGKFEAISSATSSSEQHIPLLTCRSAPINGHYHVRQQQVSQREVAEQDFLWNFQGKLERGDEHGSQLTSLQKDFLAHAMWLQDSERERNFTLEKKTRRSSFEVNKPVETQDRMIEKDFLHVSPQDRDIYYEDAALSVNDKEFTTYAVLHGAEEHDTIHTDSGEIELSGQVLELDDITCCQNGDSKPPEFDFWTSDTQIEQTLDAVCNGVLSRKVIQSINACFFFLYLNIAFIGFFCNCTMDVYVLIIYSRSSLKYLLNMLLEGRNW; encoded by the coding sequence ATGGGGAAGCCACTGAGCAGGCCAGACTGTTTACGCCAGAATCCTCCTTGCGTAGGAAaaggtgaggaagaggaagaagatatAAACATTGAGGACTGTTATGTTCCCCAGAGGTCAATCTATGACACAGTTCGATTGAATGAGCAGATTGACTCAGGTTCTAAAGGCAGCCTCTCCTCCAGGCATTTCTCAGATCGGACGTTGCCATATAGTCATAGAACACTGGACCTTAGTACATTGTGCTCCAATGgtgctctctcttcctccagtgTGTTTGAACTCCAAGGACGGGAAAATAATAAGCTTGATGAAAAAATGATCTTTGATGCCCTTAAGCTGAACAGTGACATTATTCGAACAGCTGGCTTGCCCAAAGCAAAGTATCACACAGAAAGGAGAGAACATAGGAGATCCTGGAGAATGCTTGTTCCACCAAATTTTGCAGACTATTCAAATAAAAGTGAATTGTCTGTTTCTGGAGCTGTTGATATGTCAGACTTAGCAGCAACAGGCCAGAGCAAATATGGAACTAATTCTCTAACTTCAGAAGAAGATGACTCTGGTCTGTGTAGCCCTCcagcagaaagagaagaaaaacaagatgtGCTAACAGGAGAACAAACTCAGATTAGGAGCATATCTTCTGTAGAAGATATCCAGTTGTTGGGCAAATTTGAAGCAATTTCTTCTGCTACTTCTAGCAGCGAACAGCATATTCCATTGCTTACTTGCAGAAGTGCCCCGATCAATGGACACTACCATGTGAGACAGCAGCAGGTTTCACAGAGAGAAGTAGCAGAGCAAGATTTTCTCTGGAACTTTCAAGGTAAACTAGAGAGAGGGGATGAACATGGTAGTCAGTTGACGTCTTTGCAGAAGGATTTCTTAGCCCATGCTATGTGGCTCCAAGACAGTGAGAGAGAACGTAATTTCACTTTAGAGAAAAAGACAAGGAGGAGCAGCTTTGAAGTTAATAAGCCTGTAGAAACCCAGGACAGGATGATTGAAAAGGACTTCCTGCATGTTTCACCTCAGGACAGAGATATTTATTATGAAGATGCAGCTTTGTCTGTTAATGATAAGGAGTTCACTACGTATGCAGTTTTGCATGGAGCAGAGGAGCATGATACGATCCATACAGATTCAGGTGAAATAGAATTGTCAGGCCAGGTTTTGGAACTTGATGATATTACATGTTGTCAAAATGGAGATTCAAAGCCCCCTGAATTTGATTTCTGGACTTCAGACACACAGATAGAACAAACCTTGGATGCAGTTTGCAACGGTGTGTTGTCTCGTAAGGTAATTCAAAGCATAAATGcatgcttcttctttctttatttaaatattgcatttattGGTTTCTTCTGTAATTGTACCATGGATGTTTATGTTTTAATAATATATTCAAgaagttctttaaaatatttactcaACATGTTATTGGAAGGCAGAAATTGGTAA